A genome region from Trichosurus vulpecula isolate mTriVul1 chromosome 5, mTriVul1.pri, whole genome shotgun sequence includes the following:
- the LOC118851055 gene encoding 40S ribosomal protein S23-like, which translates to MWHDKQYKKAYLGTALKTNPFGGASHVKGIVLEKVGVEAKQPNCAIRKCVRVQLNKNAKKITAFVPNDSCLNFIEENDEFLIAGFGQKVHAVGNIPGVRFKVVKFADVSLLALCKGKKERLRP; encoded by the coding sequence ATGTGGCATGACAAACAATACAAGAAAGCTTATTTGGGTACTGCCTTGAAGACCAATCCATTTGGAGGAGCATCTCATGTCAAAGGGATTGTCTTGGAAAAAGTTGGTGTGGAAGCCAAGCAGCCCAATTGTGCCATCAGGAAGTGTGTGAGAGTCCAGCTGAataagaatgcaaaaaaaatcactgcTTTTGTTCCCAATGATAGCTGCTTGAACTTtattgaggaaaatgatgaatttttGATTGCTGGATTTGGTCAAAAAGTTCATGCTGTTGGTAATATTCCTGGAGTCAGATTCAAGGTTGTAAAATTTGCAGATGTTTCTCTTCTGGCCTTGtgcaaaggcaagaaggaaagacTAAGACCATAA